The SAR324 cluster bacterium genome window below encodes:
- a CDS encoding Hpt domain-containing protein: MESEIRELVEAFVVESREMMETLEPILIGLTSVTSTEEIESGINNVFRLFHTIKGGAGFLNLKYIERLTHRSENILQVLRKEPRKFNPDYVDTLTESCDLMHKMLDQTEQQYSDQGFEDEVGTLIQHLEQIYAGLQDEKIIQVATGIPQKTKPAPKEPVAQQVPATQPQKNQVPPAPKQAVVQPIAGTQPQQPQIKSSTQADLPPEWIDIGSADISITPEMMASFIQEGEEQLQSLEDILMVMKQIPGDTAEHEFIETAFRNVHTLKGNAGFLNVQPIESSSHRAENLMGEVREGTRKIDEAAIQGLLMYVDVIRQGFKQIESRKQINAALFRPLEEHLEALIDGRLPDQHDAFDTSSVQLPDNSEKESSEHGDGDEQEAESPAVTVNNDQPIVEYKVTITPEMNQIFVNEGLEQLQSLEDAMLVISQLPEDDSVSAFIDTAFRNVHTVKGNAGFLNVSPIESLSHHAENLLGNIRDGKIIIHENHIQALLKYIDVIRQHLKNMSQGINLNASLNVDTEQQLLSALQGRPDKPEASATPPKSVPSTRSAPATGTQPTENKQPAQQKPAEPVLNVTEKEKTVSSGKAQTPPSSSVAQATRESAVEHKHPIPVAATKTSTVRQEIRVSTDKIDQLVNLIGELVIGEAMLANHLNNIAGNEYSEQFITQLNKNIRDLQEVAMSMRMIPVSGVFRKMIRVVHDVSKKVNKPVVLDLVGEETEVDKTVVEQIADPLLHIVRNAVDHGIDTPEERKAAGKPETGNIRLEAKHAGNEILIIIQDDGRGLNEERILAKAIEKNIVSPEDQLTPNEIWNLVFAPGFSTSEQVTDLSGRGVGMDVVKRNIEQLRGRIDIFSEKGKGSRFVLRLPLTLAIIDGMLVKVGNSVYAIPIVEIQESVKPKETDITRMSDGTEVIQIREQLLPVIRLHRLHHIPTQITDLNDGLLIVIESENRRLCLFVDELIGQQQIVIKALPEYLGDLPYLSGCTILGDGSISMILDTSKFFMALQ; encoded by the coding sequence ATGGAATCTGAAATCAGAGAACTGGTAGAGGCTTTTGTCGTAGAGAGCCGCGAAATGATGGAAACCCTTGAACCCATTCTGATCGGTTTGACATCTGTAACTTCCACGGAAGAAATTGAATCGGGAATCAACAATGTATTCCGCTTGTTTCATACCATCAAAGGGGGGGCCGGCTTTCTCAATCTGAAATATATTGAGCGTCTCACCCATCGTTCAGAAAATATTCTGCAGGTCTTGCGCAAGGAACCCCGGAAATTTAATCCTGATTATGTGGATACACTCACAGAATCCTGCGATCTGATGCATAAGATGCTGGATCAGACGGAACAGCAATATTCCGATCAGGGATTTGAAGATGAAGTTGGCACACTCATTCAACATCTTGAACAAATTTATGCGGGACTGCAGGACGAAAAAATCATACAGGTTGCTACAGGAATTCCTCAAAAAACAAAACCAGCGCCTAAAGAGCCTGTTGCTCAGCAGGTTCCAGCGACGCAACCCCAAAAAAACCAAGTCCCACCCGCACCAAAACAAGCTGTTGTTCAACCAATCGCCGGGACTCAACCTCAACAGCCACAAATAAAGTCCTCAACGCAGGCGGACCTGCCACCTGAATGGATCGATATCGGCAGTGCTGACATTTCCATCACACCAGAAATGATGGCCAGTTTTATTCAGGAAGGTGAAGAACAACTTCAGTCACTTGAAGATATCCTCATGGTCATGAAACAGATTCCAGGGGATACGGCAGAACATGAATTCATTGAAACAGCGTTTCGCAATGTTCATACGCTGAAAGGAAACGCGGGATTTCTAAATGTACAACCGATTGAATCATCCAGTCATCGTGCTGAAAATTTGATGGGAGAGGTGCGTGAGGGCACACGAAAAATAGATGAGGCCGCCATTCAGGGATTGCTGATGTACGTTGATGTAATCAGACAGGGTTTCAAACAGATTGAGTCCAGAAAACAGATCAATGCCGCCCTTTTCAGACCATTGGAAGAACATCTGGAAGCGCTCATTGACGGCAGGCTTCCGGATCAACATGACGCGTTTGATACCAGTTCTGTGCAATTGCCAGATAATTCAGAGAAGGAATCGTCGGAACATGGGGACGGTGACGAACAAGAGGCAGAATCACCTGCTGTAACCGTTAATAATGATCAGCCGATTGTTGAGTATAAAGTAACCATCACGCCGGAAATGAATCAGATTTTTGTGAATGAAGGCCTTGAACAACTCCAGTCTCTGGAAGATGCCATGCTGGTCATTTCGCAATTGCCTGAGGATGATTCCGTGAGTGCGTTTATTGATACGGCGTTCCGTAATGTTCACACCGTGAAGGGCAATGCCGGTTTTTTAAATGTCTCGCCCATTGAATCCTTGAGTCATCATGCCGAAAATCTGCTGGGAAACATACGTGATGGAAAAATCATTATTCATGAAAATCATATTCAGGCCCTGCTGAAATATATTGATGTGATACGCCAGCATCTCAAAAACATGAGCCAGGGAATCAATCTGAACGCATCCCTGAATGTTGATACAGAACAACAGCTTTTATCCGCATTGCAGGGAAGGCCTGACAAACCGGAAGCGTCAGCAACTCCACCAAAATCTGTTCCATCGACCAGGTCTGCGCCAGCAACAGGGACTCAACCTACGGAAAATAAACAACCGGCGCAACAGAAACCTGCTGAACCTGTACTCAATGTTACAGAAAAAGAAAAAACTGTTTCGTCAGGAAAAGCTCAAACGCCACCGTCATCATCTGTCGCACAGGCAACCAGAGAATCTGCTGTGGAGCACAAACATCCGATCCCCGTAGCCGCAACGAAAACCTCGACGGTTCGCCAGGAAATTCGGGTGAGCACAGACAAGATTGATCAACTGGTCAATTTGATTGGAGAACTCGTGATTGGTGAGGCCATGCTGGCCAATCATTTGAACAATATCGCAGGAAATGAATATTCAGAACAGTTTATCACCCAACTCAACAAAAACATCAGGGATTTACAGGAAGTCGCCATGTCCATGCGGATGATTCCGGTTTCCGGTGTTTTTCGCAAAATGATCCGCGTGGTTCACGATGTTTCCAAAAAAGTGAATAAACCTGTCGTGCTTGATCTCGTGGGTGAAGAAACAGAAGTGGACAAGACGGTGGTTGAACAAATTGCGGATCCTTTGCTTCATATTGTACGGAATGCGGTGGATCATGGAATTGACACGCCTGAAGAACGAAAAGCCGCCGGAAAACCGGAAACCGGCAACATCCGTCTGGAAGCCAAACATGCGGGCAATGAAATATTGATCATCATTCAGGATGATGGGCGTGGATTGAATGAAGAACGAATCCTGGCCAAAGCCATTGAAAAAAATATTGTATCTCCTGAAGATCAATTAACACCCAATGAAATCTGGAATCTGGTGTTTGCACCGGGATTTTCAACCTCCGAGCAAGTGACGGATCTCTCTGGTAGAGGCGTTGGGATGGATGTCGTGAAACGAAATATTGAACAACTTCGCGGGCGCATTGATATTTTTTCAGAAAAGGGAAAAGGCTCACGATTTGTACTCCGGCTGCCTTTGACACTGGCAATTATTGACGGCATGCTGGTTAAGGTAGGAAACTCTGTTTATGCGATTCCCATTGTTGAAATTCAGGAATCTGTCAAACCCAAAGAGACAGATATCACGCGGATGTCTGATGGAACAGAGGTCATACAGATCAGGGAACAGTTGTTGCCCGTCATTAGACTCCATCGACTGCATCATATTCCGACTCAGATCACCGACCTGAATGACGGTCTGTTGATAGTCATTGAGTCGGAAAACCGCAGATTGTGTCTGTTTGTGGATGAACTCATCGGACAACAGCAGATTGTGATCAAAGCTCTGCCTGAATATTTGGGTGATTTACCATATCTGTCAGGCTGTACCATTCTTGGTGACGGCAGCATCAGCATGATTTTGGATACCTCGAAATTTTTTATGGCACTGCAATAA
- a CDS encoding chemotaxis protein CheD: protein MIVRTVTDFPYLKPGYGYIPETPETLFAVVGSGIVVTLYDSRVRLGGMTYYCFPCREPEKPSTSYYAAPAIISLIQEMLSLGACREDIEAQIFGGACNPEHELYQADIHEQNARIGMEILDKQNISVTSQEVGGKRGRKIGFNTGTGETAVIKINSIRSVDWYPQSFVNFLE from the coding sequence ATGATTGTTAGAACAGTAACTGATTTCCCTTATCTCAAACCGGGGTATGGCTACATCCCTGAGACACCGGAAACCCTCTTTGCGGTGGTGGGTTCCGGGATTGTGGTCACATTATATGATTCCAGAGTCCGGTTGGGTGGAATGACCTATTACTGTTTTCCCTGCCGGGAACCGGAAAAACCCTCCACCTCCTATTATGCAGCACCTGCGATCATTTCGCTCATACAGGAAATGCTGAGTCTTGGGGCTTGCAGAGAAGACATTGAAGCTCAAATTTTTGGAGGAGCCTGCAATCCTGAACATGAATTGTACCAAGCGGATATTCACGAACAAAATGCCAGAATTGGAATGGAAATACTTGATAAACAGAATATTTCTGTGACCTCTCAGGAAGTCGGCGGGAAACGGGGAAGAAAAATCGGCTTTAATACCGGCACAGGTGAAACCGCAGTCATTAAAATCAATTCCATCCGTTCCGTAGACTGGTATCCTCAATCCTTTGTCAATTTTCTGGAATAA
- the tssG gene encoding type VI secretion system baseplate subunit TssG, giving the protein MAASSGNTSHSVTDQLLQNPGKFSYYQAIRLLERVIGEKLEDSGKIRIRPQLSLDFPESDIASIDQTQDGEGFDLQTTILGLYGISSPLPSWYTEDLLSAELEDKNFARVLLDVVHQRLYTLFYRSSQKYQLLQQVIEVQSPKYSWMLFDLLGIHQVELERFLPDPFQMLRYIALYRQQPRSATGLTTLLEDALKGVKVNITQCVRRTVPVHPKQKFELGMVNCELGENSIVGEQTEDSNGKITITLGPVSYDRFHLLLNGSQECRLMIFLIESYMTVPLDCDLEVIMAENEPKTVMLGDPLRSCLGKNTWTFSGDTFGELRAQMPLTFAKKII; this is encoded by the coding sequence ATGGCAGCCTCGTCTGGGAACACGTCCCATTCTGTAACAGACCAGTTGTTGCAAAATCCCGGAAAATTTTCTTACTATCAGGCGATTCGTCTGCTGGAAAGAGTCATCGGTGAAAAATTGGAGGATTCCGGAAAAATCAGAATCCGTCCGCAACTGTCACTGGATTTTCCTGAATCGGATATTGCGTCCATCGACCAAACGCAGGATGGTGAAGGCTTTGACCTTCAAACCACGATTCTGGGTTTGTATGGCATTTCTTCGCCATTGCCCTCATGGTACACCGAAGATCTGTTGTCCGCTGAATTGGAAGATAAAAATTTTGCCAGAGTTCTGCTGGATGTGGTGCATCAACGTTTATACACCCTGTTCTATCGTTCCTCGCAAAAATACCAACTGCTCCAGCAGGTCATTGAAGTTCAATCTCCTAAATATTCCTGGATGCTGTTTGATTTACTGGGAATTCATCAGGTTGAGCTCGAACGGTTTTTACCTGATCCGTTTCAGATGTTGCGATACATTGCCTTATATCGTCAACAACCAAGATCCGCAACAGGCCTCACAACCCTTCTGGAAGATGCCCTGAAGGGCGTCAAGGTGAACATCACCCAATGTGTCAGACGTACAGTTCCTGTGCATCCCAAACAAAAATTTGAATTGGGCATGGTCAACTGTGAATTGGGTGAAAACTCGATTGTTGGTGAACAAACAGAAGACAGCAATGGAAAAATCACGATCACCCTTGGGCCTGTGTCCTATGACAGGTTTCATCTTTTGCTCAATGGTTCCCAGGAATGCAGACTCATGATTTTCCTGATTGAGTCCTATATGACAGTTCCCCTGGATTGTGATCTGGAAGTGATCATGGCAGAAAATGAACCAAAGACAGTCATGCTGGGGGATCCCTTGCGCTCTTGTCTGGGGAAAAATACCTGGACCTTTTCAGGCGATACGTTTGGTGAATTGCGCGCGCAAATGCCATTAACTTTCGCCAAGAAAATCATTTAA
- the tssF gene encoding type VI secretion system baseplate subunit TssF: MFLDLYKDELKKLHETGEAFSNEHPVLAPLLNGTSNDPDVERLLEGTAFLTANINQKINDEFPEIVQSLMQIINPQYLRPVPAATIIKFTPKNNLSDTLRIPAGTYIDSLAVGGNTCRFKTCQDVDLLPLKITGFETEELKSDGITVDQVELKISFELYGTTLDNWQQKRLRFYLGGPFGNACDIYFLLQYFMKGINIVNKQTGATSSLDRRQLTPVGFDPADALLPYPSNLFPSYRILNEYFMFPEKFLFLDLALDQWSDRGMGNQFCVSFKCGIPPFVMPKINKDTFELFTVPAINLFDHDAAPVQLTHQEKEVLLSPAGMKPGTYQIYSVDQVSGLMRGTPGKRQFIPFTDFQLRQNAPVYQVVFRPSIRSSETDIFLSLAYPPGETLTDSEIMMARISCTNADLPAGLQAGDISKPTSNTPELATFKNLIPPTLSHAPALYGNLLWKLLADLSINTNSLSTIESLTALLNHYIIQDNKDKPREIANLRRVNSMYEMTVTPEERLFKRDVYRGQSIHIKTRSDQFASLGDMFLFGSILDYFFATYASFNTYTALTFEDTAKWETIQWQPRLGTRPIL; encoded by the coding sequence ATGTTTTTGGATTTGTATAAAGATGAATTAAAAAAATTACATGAAACCGGGGAAGCTTTTTCCAATGAACATCCGGTTCTGGCACCATTGCTCAATGGGACCTCCAATGATCCGGATGTTGAACGGTTGCTGGAAGGAACAGCATTTTTAACCGCCAATATTAATCAAAAAATCAACGATGAGTTCCCGGAAATTGTACAGTCGTTGATGCAGATCATCAATCCTCAATATCTGCGCCCTGTTCCGGCCGCAACCATCATTAAATTCACTCCGAAAAACAACTTGAGTGACACGTTGCGTATTCCTGCGGGCACCTATATTGACTCGCTTGCCGTGGGTGGCAATACCTGTCGTTTCAAAACATGCCAGGATGTGGATTTATTGCCGTTGAAAATTACCGGTTTTGAAACCGAGGAACTCAAATCAGACGGAATTACAGTTGATCAGGTGGAACTGAAAATTTCTTTTGAATTATATGGAACCACACTGGATAACTGGCAACAGAAACGACTCAGATTTTATCTGGGTGGACCCTTTGGAAATGCCTGCGATATTTATTTTCTTTTGCAGTATTTTATGAAGGGAATCAATATTGTCAATAAACAGACAGGTGCGACATCCTCGTTGGATCGCCGGCAACTAACACCTGTTGGCTTTGATCCTGCCGATGCCTTGCTACCCTATCCGTCCAATCTGTTTCCATCCTACCGGATTCTTAATGAATATTTCATGTTTCCGGAAAAGTTTTTGTTTCTTGATTTGGCGCTTGATCAATGGAGCGACAGAGGCATGGGGAATCAGTTCTGCGTTTCTTTCAAATGCGGAATTCCTCCATTTGTGATGCCTAAAATCAACAAAGATACTTTTGAGCTCTTCACAGTTCCAGCCATCAATCTGTTTGATCATGACGCGGCACCTGTGCAACTCACGCATCAGGAAAAAGAAGTCCTGCTGTCGCCCGCAGGAATGAAACCGGGAACATATCAGATTTATTCAGTGGACCAGGTATCTGGTTTGATGCGAGGAACACCGGGCAAACGACAATTCATTCCCTTCACGGATTTTCAACTTCGCCAGAATGCGCCGGTCTATCAGGTGGTGTTCCGTCCTTCAATCAGAAGCTCCGAAACGGATATCTTTTTGTCATTGGCCTATCCACCGGGTGAAACCCTGACCGATTCCGAAATCATGATGGCACGTATTTCTTGCACCAACGCTGATTTACCCGCTGGTTTACAGGCCGGAGATATTTCAAAACCGACGAGCAACACGCCTGAGTTGGCAACGTTCAAAAATCTTATTCCACCAACCCTCAGCCATGCTCCGGCATTGTATGGTAATTTACTCTGGAAATTGCTGGCCGACCTCTCTATCAATACGAACTCACTGTCAACCATAGAGAGTCTCACCGCCTTGCTGAATCACTACATTATTCAGGACAACAAGGACAAACCACGGGAAATAGCCAATCTACGCAGAGTCAACAGCATGTATGAGATGACAGTGACTCCGGAAGAACGATTGTTCAAACGGGATGTTTATCGTGGGCAGTCCATCCATATCAAAACAAGAAGTGATCAGTTTGCCAGTCTCGGCGACATGTTTCTGTTCGGCTCGATTCTGGATTATTTTTTTGCGACCTATGCCAGTTTTAATACTTACACCGCACTAACTTTTGAAGACACCGCAAAATGGGAGACAATTCAATGGCAGCCTCGTCTGGGAACACGTCCCATTCTGTAA
- the tssE gene encoding type VI secretion system baseplate subunit TssE, whose amino-acid sequence MREERLIERLINQSQDLEPRFVKNDVERLRSSVSNHLIRLLNTKQGTVSGDPEYGLPDFSNLPGNFISPETEAIKEKIKELIETYEPRLKDVAVSFEGSSGQEMALKFGLSATIYHMEHIIPFRMRTRMRSDSTFNIEMVL is encoded by the coding sequence ATGCGTGAAGAACGATTGATTGAGCGTCTGATCAACCAGAGTCAAGACCTGGAACCACGATTTGTCAAAAATGATGTGGAGCGTTTGAGAAGCTCTGTCTCCAATCACTTGATCCGTCTGCTCAACACCAAACAAGGCACCGTTTCAGGCGATCCGGAATATGGTCTGCCGGACTTTTCAAACCTTCCCGGAAATTTTATTTCGCCGGAAACAGAAGCGATCAAGGAAAAAATTAAAGAACTGATTGAAACCTATGAACCGCGACTGAAAGACGTGGCGGTGTCCTTTGAGGGGTCCTCAGGACAAGAAATGGCATTAAAGTTTGGCTTGTCTGCGACGATTTACCATATGGAACATATTATTCCATTTCGTATGCGTACCAGAATGCGATCTGACAGCACATTCAATATCGAAATGGTGTTATAA
- the hcp gene encoding type VI secretion system tube protein Hcp yields the protein MSMPGFMEIEGESQGVIEGSCIKKDFEKTIELYSFEHNVEIPQNTSTGLFTGIRIHRPIIIYKEIDRSTPKLYQALCTCEKLKTVTFSWHRFVRAGSPELFYKVELENANIVDVRPWIQNRRELVEHASWHQVKVDSGNGQGQVYSRSEPYENMLPHMERVSFTYEKITWTWVPDGIEYVDTWTSSE from the coding sequence ATGTCTATGCCCGGCTTCATGGAAATTGAAGGTGAAAGTCAAGGGGTCATTGAAGGCTCCTGCATTAAAAAGGATTTTGAAAAAACCATTGAACTGTATTCGTTTGAACACAATGTTGAAATTCCTCAAAATACCAGCACTGGTTTGTTCACTGGCATCAGAATCCATCGTCCCATTATTATTTATAAGGAAATTGACAGAAGCACGCCCAAGTTGTATCAAGCCCTGTGTACCTGTGAAAAGCTAAAAACCGTGACGTTCAGTTGGCATCGTTTTGTCAGAGCGGGAAGTCCGGAATTATTTTACAAGGTAGAGCTTGAAAATGCCAACATTGTGGATGTCAGACCCTGGATTCAAAACAGACGGGAACTGGTGGAACATGCTTCCTGGCATCAGGTCAAGGTTGATTCCGGCAATGGACAGGGGCAGGTTTATTCAAGATCTGAACCTTACGAAAACATGCTCCCGCATATGGAACGTGTGTCCTTTACTTATGAAAAAATAACATGGACCTGGGTGCCGGATGGTATTGAGTATGTGGACACCTGGACTTCCTCTGAATGA
- a CDS encoding ParA family protein: MNCSRLMASTVMPFLMVLLFALTPCFLYAQSASQAETQLVPEQSDDDQGDIGEMSLDEDQPQELNDVSTPEFLPETTVAAQDLAEDMPEMDQEIAPAEKKPPGFAEKIAETTWIRGITWTILISMATILLSLASFKWVYEWREKNQPDLELLFSDSQKQVRPSLKDANTSVFAVLSGKGGSGKSATASSIAHLLARCGFKTLIVDMDFFTHGATFLAFSGKLPSGTQALPDYFTDNPPEAMIEPILLKKPFTRENLYILPSQVNRETNRINLTMTSRYEDLKTFTNRLSGILSEIKEQHSFDYVILDTRGGTDVSNVGSALAASSYVIITELDKPSWQMADQLVESLRDGRKIVGSDSQCLGFIINKNSLPSDKIEQYLQRRWDIPHLCTIPYDPEVIRTYQDSNVVVSENLGADFSREVIHFIEKQICSSGWNNYNNAHFQALKREPFWVMFKNLFT, translated from the coding sequence ATGAATTGTTCACGGCTCATGGCATCAACGGTGATGCCCTTTCTGATGGTGTTGTTGTTTGCGCTAACACCCTGTTTTCTTTATGCCCAGAGTGCTTCACAGGCTGAAACACAGCTTGTGCCGGAACAGTCTGATGACGATCAGGGCGATATCGGCGAAATGTCTCTTGACGAAGACCAACCGCAGGAACTGAATGATGTGAGCACTCCGGAGTTCTTGCCTGAAACCACTGTGGCGGCACAGGATCTTGCTGAGGATATGCCTGAAATGGATCAGGAGATAGCTCCCGCCGAAAAAAAGCCGCCGGGATTTGCTGAAAAAATCGCGGAGACTACCTGGATAAGAGGGATTACCTGGACAATCCTGATCAGTATGGCCACCATTTTGCTCAGTCTCGCAAGTTTCAAGTGGGTCTATGAATGGCGTGAAAAAAATCAACCCGATCTGGAACTCCTATTTTCAGACAGTCAAAAACAGGTCAGACCGTCCCTGAAAGATGCCAATACCAGTGTTTTTGCTGTTCTCAGTGGAAAAGGAGGCAGTGGCAAAAGCGCTACGGCCTCTTCTATTGCCCATTTACTCGCCCGGTGCGGTTTTAAAACGCTGATTGTGGATATGGATTTTTTCACTCATGGAGCCACTTTTCTCGCGTTTTCCGGCAAGCTCCCATCAGGCACACAGGCATTGCCCGATTATTTCACGGACAATCCCCCTGAAGCCATGATTGAACCGATACTCCTGAAAAAACCTTTTACGAGGGAGAACCTTTATATTTTGCCCAGTCAGGTGAATAGAGAGACAAACCGGATCAACCTTACCATGACTTCACGTTACGAAGATTTGAAAACCTTCACAAATCGCTTGTCTGGTATTTTGTCAGAAATCAAGGAACAGCATTCTTTCGATTATGTCATCCTGGATACCAGAGGGGGAACCGATGTCAGCAATGTGGGGTCCGCGCTGGCAGCAAGTTCCTATGTCATCATCACAGAACTGGACAAGCCTTCCTGGCAGATGGCAGATCAGTTGGTGGAATCACTGCGAGATGGCAGAAAAATCGTTGGCTCAGACTCACAGTGTCTGGGATTCATTATCAATAAAAACTCTTTGCCATCGGACAAGATAGAACAGTATTTGCAACGCAGATGGGACATTCCTCACCTTTGCACCATTCCATATGACCCGGAAGTGATCCGCACATATCAGGACTCCAATGTTGTTGTTTCTGAAAATCTGGGGGCTGATTTCAGTCGGGAAGTGATACATTTTATTGAAAAACAAATCTGTTCATCCGGTTGGAATAATTATAACAATGCTCATTTTCAGGCCTTGAAGCGAGAACCGTTTTGGGTGATGTTTAAAAATCTGTTCACTTGA